A genomic stretch from Gallus gallus isolate bGalGal1 chromosome 13, bGalGal1.mat.broiler.GRCg7b, whole genome shotgun sequence includes:
- the SRA1 gene encoding steroid receptor RNA activator 1, which translates to MADLYVKPGNARRGWNDPPQFSYGLQTRGAGPGRTPLSRRPPSAPQGPPAGAPPDRPPAALGAPPLGPPGPAPSARGSPSPAPGEEGGATGGDVPAEAVLAPLREALSACRPAMQKQVCDDIGRRLTALGDAWARGKLSAPVRRRMALLVRELERRRWDAADEIHRSLMVDHVNEVSLWLVGVKRLIAECRNLPTAEPGEDSNAAGPSPEVPVPPGAAN; encoded by the exons ATGGCGGACCTCTACGTGAAGCCGG GGAACGCGCGGCGCGGCTGGAACGACCCTCCGCAGTTCTCGTACGGGCTGCAGACGCGGGGCGCGGGCCCCGGGCGGACCCCGCTCAGTCGCCGGCCGCCGAGCGCTCCGCAGGGCCCCCCTGCAG GTGCCCCTCCGGACCGCCCCCCCGCGGCGCTGGGGGCGCCCCCGTTGGGtcctcccggccccgccccgAGCGCCCGCGGCAGCCCGAGCCCCGCCCCTGGCGAGGAGGGCGGCGCCACGGGCGGGGACGTTCCTGCCGAAGCTGTGCTGGCCCCGCTGCGGGAGGCGCTGTCCGCGTGCCGCCCCGCCATGCAG AAACAAGTGTGCGACGACATCGGGCGGCGGCTGACGGCGCTCGGGGACGCGTGGGCCCGGGGGAAGCTGTCGGCCCCCGTGAGGAGGAGAATGGCCCTCTTGGTGCGAG AGCTGGAGCGGCGCCGCTGGGACGCAGCCGACGAGATCCACCGCTCGCTGATGGTGGACCACGTGAACGAGGTGAGCCTGTGGCTGGTGGGCGTCAAGCGGCTGATCGCCGAGTGCAGGAACCTGCCCACGGCCGAGCCGGGCGAGGACAGCAACGCAGCTGGGCCCAGCCCGGAGGTGCCTGTGCCGCCCGGAGCTGCGAACTGA